AACTACGGGAATTTCCCAACCCTTAAGTACGCCAGAACAACTCACTGCTTTCCGTGCTGATTTAGAACAGAAAGCCAGTAAATTTGACAGCTTGGTATTTTGTATTGGTGAGAATGGCTTAGATTTAGCGCAGAAAATCGGTATTAATCCCGAACGATTAGTCAAAACTGCTAACTGGTTAGGGCCGATGTTAGTAGCAGCTGATGTTTTGGGTGTTAAAGAAATCTTATTGTTTGGGTATCATGGCAAACTCATGAAATTAGCAGGGGGAATTTTTCATACCCATCATCATCTTGCTGATGGGCGTCGAGAAATTCTCGCCACTTACTGTAGTTTAGCTGGGTTAAAGCAGCCAGATATCCAAGTAGTGTTTGATAGTCCCACAGCTGAAGCTGCACTTACATACCTGAGATCGCTAGATGCTAATACTGGCAGTGATTGGGTAAATCAAGTTTACAGTGCGATCGCCCAAGCTATTGACACTCGTTCCCAAGAATATATCCAAAGCCACAGCAATAGAGGTGCAGCTGCTACAGTCTGTGGTTCAGTGCTTTTTGACCGCGATCGCAAAATTATCGTAAAGAGCAAAACTGCTTGTATGTTATCCGGAAAATTATGTTAATTTAATATGAATAATCATAAATAATCCAAATAAATAACTTTTTCAGTAGCGGAACTAGGGTAATTTTGTCTTTTTAATACCATGCCAGATCCATAGGCTAGACAGGCGCGTTTCATTCAGCGCGTTTGTAGGGGATTTATTTACCATTACTCACCTAATTAAGGTAGAGTTAATGGCTTCACTTAGACCATA
The genomic region above belongs to Calothrix sp. NIES-2098 and contains:
- the cbiD gene encoding cobalt-precorrin-6A synthase, encoding MTISRSGYTLPVFACAAAVAALHWLRHRQPLTEVAVDLIEPAQIAEITIEQVAGLSENSALAITRSEPGDNLDLTKNTPIWALVEWEQGEGEAVVIQGGEGIGKQENGEGKAAIYAYAQRLLQENLRRSLAPNERIRVTIILPAGRSLAVRTSNAAFGVVEGLSLLGTTGISQPLSTPEQLTAFRADLEQKASKFDSLVFCIGENGLDLAQKIGINPERLVKTANWLGPMLVAADVLGVKEILLFGYHGKLMKLAGGIFHTHHHLADGRREILATYCSLAGLKQPDIQVVFDSPTAEAALTYLRSLDANTGSDWVNQVYSAIAQAIDTRSQEYIQSHSNRGAAATVCGSVLFDRDRKIIVKSKTACMLSGKLC